The Leptidea sinapis chromosome 15, ilLepSina1.1, whole genome shotgun sequence genome window below encodes:
- the LOC126968306 gene encoding zinc finger protein 883-like isoform X6: MDNQYIYVEIKREPEETDQEIPESFNLPENQSNVNQHGKADNMQNCLFIKQEYKEEIDELEHELPEDQSNVNQHLEADNMQHGQFIKQECKEEIDVVEHELPAETKPETERNKEWIKIEQTKQISQLGKKEYNMVLAKDDNNSVVNNTEELQLSDIEKKTGKNIPLSCSACNKTFVCKSALLRHHRVHTRERPYPCNFCGKSFNQLGNLNTHIRIHTGEKPYSCKICGNRFNRHGDLKAHCSNIHFNEKMYSCDVCGKSFNRSSHLKEHNNIHTNGKPHKCNVCGKSFKKSSHLKEHDKVHTGVRPYSCNVCEKTFTRTLDLKKHNRIHSGEKPYSCSVCGKSFNVFGNLKKHNIIHSGEMPYSCDVCGKSFNQSGNLKTHSRIHTGNKPYSCEICGKSFNRSGDLKEHNNKHTGEKPYSCNTCDKRFRRSGDLKRHSIIHTGEKPYSCNICHKSFNRSGNLKMHSKIHSSEKQYSDSESGNSCNQVCDLVPDSSEPTRENS; the protein is encoded by the exons ATGGACAATCAGTATATTTATGTGGAAATTAAAAGGGAACCTGAAGAAACTGATCAGGAAATACCAG AATCATTCAATCTGCCAGAGAATCAAAGTAATGTGAACCAGCATGGGAAGGCAGACAACATGCAAAATTGTCTGTTCATCAAACAAGAATACAAAGAGGAGATAGATGAGTTAGAGCATGAGCTACCGG AGGATCAAAGTAATGTAAACCAACATCTGGAGGCAGACAACATGCAACACGGCCAGTTCATTAAACAAGAATGCAAAGAGGAGATAGATGTGGTAGAGCATGAGTTACCAG ccgAAACAAAACCGGAAACGGAAAGAAATAAAGAGTGGATTAAAATTGAACAAACCAAACAAATTTCCCAACTAGGAAAAAAAGAATACAACATGGTTTTGGCTAAAGATGACAATAATAGCGTAGTAAATAATACTGAAGAATTGCAACTGAGTGATATTGAGAAGAAGACCGGCAAAAATATACCTTTATCTTGTTCTGCCtgtaataaaacttttgtaTGTAAATCTGCATTACTTAGACATCATAGAGTACATACACGTGAAAGGCCATATCCGTGTAACTtctgtggtaagagcttcaatcAATTAGGTAATTTGAATACACACattagaatacataccggtgaaaaGCCGTATTCGTGTAAAATCTGTGGCAATAGGTTCAATCGACATGGTGATTTGAAGGCACATTGCAGTAATATACATTTCAACGAAAAAATGTATTCATGCGACGTCTGTGGCAAAAGCTTCAATCGATCTAGTCACTTAAAAGAACACAATAATATACATACCAACGGAAAACCGCATAAATGTAACGtctgtggtaagagcttcaaaAAATCTAGTCATTTGAAGGAACATGATAAAGTACATACTGGTGTCAGGCCATATTCATGTAACGTCTGTGAAAAAACCTTCACTCGAACTCTAGATTTGAAGAAACATAATAGAATACATAGCGGTGAAAAACCATATTCATGTAGTGTATGTGGTAAAAGTTTCAATGTATTTGGTAATTTGAAGAAACACAATATAATACATAGCGGTGAAATGCCATATTCGTGTGACGtctgtggtaagagcttcaatcAATCGGGTAATTTGAAGACACACAGTAGAATTCATACCGGAAATAAACCATATTCGTGTGAAAtctgtggtaagagcttcaatcGATCTGGTGATTTGAAAGAACACAATAATAAGCATACCGGTGAAAAGCCGTATTCATGTAATACTTGTGATAAGCGTTTCAGACGATCTGGTGATTTGAAGAGACACAGTATAATTCATACCGGTGAAAAGCCGTATTCATGTAATATATGTCATAAGAGCTTCAATCGATCTGGTAATTTAAAGATGCACAGTAAAATACATAGTAGTGAAAAACAATATTCTGATAGTGAAAGTGGTAACAGTTGTAATCAGGTCTGCGATTTAGTACCAGATAGTTCAGAACCTACCAGAGAAAATTCGTAG